In Microplitis mediator isolate UGA2020A chromosome 9, iyMicMedi2.1, whole genome shotgun sequence, the DNA window ttttaaagtgtaatttttatttatttttttttacgatgttaaattgtaattttttcagtaatttttaatcctaaaagtctttgttaaaattacgatgttaaatagtaaaaaatataacccacataataaattttgaaataaaacatttaaaaattgacattaataaaagtctagtccgagattacgatgttaacatcgtaaattttggtaaaattttctttccgtgcagggaggttagaaaaaaaatataaataatcatacTCACTAAAGCCATTTGAAAAAGTCCAATACATGTCAATAAACAATCTGATGATATTTGGGCAAACAATACAACGCTATATGTACTGTTAAATCTGTCGAGAAGGTTTATTAGTCGACGATGATGCTTAACACAAAGTCTAAATCTTTTTACAAATGAATCATTTTGAACATTAGCTTCTTCCGATGAAAAAGGTACAAATGCACgtatttttctttgttctgGAGTTACGCTGAAATACTTGTAGTTTTTAATTGTTCTGTATTCTTCTTCTTCCATTGAAAAAGTGGCACGAGGTATATCGAGATCATTGCAATGACTATAGTTGGCTCTTAGTATAATCACTTGAACGTCAATCCATCTTATAAATCCCATAATTATTGGGTCGTATATTACAGTCCACATGCATTCGGTAAATAATCCGTAAAGTTCAAATACAAATACAAATTCAAATATCGGGTCCGGTTCTTTATCAAATGGAACAACAACACGTATTGGTAATTGACGTGTCTTCAATATTATTGGCAATGGCAATACAAGTGTTAACACAACAAATGAACAGgcgattataaatataataaaatccatattttGGTAGGTTACTCCTATTCTGACGGCTGTTAACGCTCCTAGATCTAAGTTGAATAATTAGCTTAAGAAGTGAACAAATTAACTTTTCgggcattaaaaattttaagtatttatatGCCCATAAAAATTCGTATGATATGATTATTGATAGAAAatcattgtaattaaaaatttatctttgactccccgagtcgaaatttaaaacgtATCTTAAGCGTCTCAGGCGTTGGAAGCGCGTTTAAGAGGTATCAGGCGTTAAGAGCGTGTTTAaaacttttcaataattttttaattccgattaaaattaaaaacgtcATGTACTGGgtattaagtaaattttttttttttccattttccgtcaagttacgaccttttgatgttttttatatagtggaaaacCTCTATGATGTTTTCATGATATTTCGGGCCAATATGTGATATATGGGGCATAATGGATcacgcgaaaaaaaattaggaaaacggttgaccctaAATGCCATCCCTACAACTTCCCGCTTATTCCATACTTAAGCGCTCAAAATTGAACTTATTACGTTCTTGAGCTGAAACGTTTTAATAACGCTTACAACGTCTGAGACGCTCGACATACGCTTCAAACGCCTAAGACGCTTGAGATTATAACAGGGTATATCTCAACCTTGCCAAGTTTGGCccctttattaattgatcttaataagggcgccactggaagataagactcggccttccagaaccggagatgtttaattttataaatcagggtcgttgaaatatataagagtgaggagattgagggattaaatttatttaacacacaattgtatattaatataatttcacttttatttaacaaatcacAATTATGCCCACCGGGCTTTTATTccttataactatttttaacaaaaccgtccaccggacttCTTTTTCTTACGAactaattaactaaaattttgtccaccggacttttatTAACTACACGAATGAGTCCCTTGGACTTTTATACGAAAtagccaccggcctgatcccctggatctttcaattaaaataaaattagtcccctggactttcaCGAaattggccaccggcctgatcccctggatcaaatttaattaaaacaaattggCAACTTGccagatcccctggatctattattttaaaatgtttccacaggaaacttaatttttctcacacacacacacacacgttttAACACTCGAGTCCCCAGGACTTTATTCACTCTCACACACACGCGTTtacaaatcattattttaccGACGACTTCACACacacttttaattaatctcaaatttgtttaattgtcCACTGGACTAAATTCCTATCcgtaattttcaatttccctaacggacccaaattacggtaaattacggtaaacccaccgtaaattacggtaatccaccgtaaaataccgatttaccgtaaattacggtggttttaccgtattttacggtggttttaccgtaatttacggtggttttacggtaaaatacggaaatacggtaatccacccgaattttttacggtaaatttatcgtattcgacggtaaatttacggtatacccgccgtaatttacggtaatccaccgtaaagtaccgatttaccgtaaattacggtggttttaccgtattttacagtggttttaccgtaatttacggtggttttacggtaaaatacggaaatacggtaatccacccgttttacggtaaatttatcgtattcgacggtaaatttacggtatacccgccgtaatttacggtaatccaccgtaaagtaccgatttaccgtaaattacggtggatttaccggaatttacggtggttttaccgtaatttacggtaaatctactcgaattttacggtattttacggtagatttacggtaaaattaccgtaaatttacggtaaatcaggtctgctagggttataaatttactgacgctacaattttatttctgttaCATTTTAATAACGACACTTTTATCAACACgacaattttatatactttcaGTTTTTCAAACATCAGTTTTTGAGTAAAGAATTTTGTGACGCTGAAAAACTGACGCCAACGACTGACGCTATCTCTCTCTAATTCAATTACAACTAGTCTTCACGTTAATACCCAAATTTCATATCAAGAACTGACTtccatttatattaattttgatttattatagttttatCGTTATCACTATTTTCACAGCACTTTTACTTTTCgttcaattttcaatattttaaattttgtatttgtataatattcttattactaaattgattaatttactatATACACTTCTTAAtattagatttattatttataatttctgacCCTCCTGCCgagaaattaaactttttaatttataattaatgtttaaGAAATTCTGGCCTTCTTGCCGAGAATTTATCAGACGGACCgcgtgtaaatttattttgaattctaGCCTTCTTGCcgagaatttatattttaatacaatgAAATCGGAAATGGCGACTGCCCACgaattaacttaattattattaattaattaattacttaataaattgTGGCCACTTGTCGACGATTTCTTTACCTCTCCTTAAATTTTTCCAGCGATCGTGGCGTCCTTATTTACTGCAGCCTTCCTGCCGATTTCCGTCTGACTCCGTTCGTTTTTCCAACAATTTAATACTCCTCAATATATATCTGCAGTGATGTACGTCGTCACCCGTCTGGTGTCTATGCCGGTCCGTCCGACTGTGTCTGTCTTCACCTCGTGCACTCACTTATCAAAACTAAGTTCGCGATCCTTCGGCCCTTATCGGAAAATCCACCACTCCAACCTATTTTCTAATTGGGTCTTTGGGACGAGCCCCTTAAATTAGCGCGCCCGGCGACAAGTCGATGAAATAGTAACGCATATGGGGTACTATGGGTAATTAATCAACCGCGGGAAATCAGGTTGAtttaaagttgaaaatttaaatttttaccccgttacaaGATACGTTTTAAACGGTTACGTAACAAATGATCCGAGGACAATTGATCCGCGACAATTAATCCGCGACAACtgatccttgcgacgattgatccgtcGTTAAAATAcgtgtaacatgaaaaattacgcccttttttcactaattttgtgtgcgtgtaacataaaaaatatactcacacacaaattagtgaaaaagggcgtaatttttcatgttacacgTATTTTAACgacggatcaatcgtcgcaaggatcaattgtcgcggatTAATTGTCGCGGATCAATTGTCCTCGGATCATCGGTCGTGTCACCGTTTTAAACGCCTGAGACGCTTGAGATACGTTTTAAAGTTTGACTCGGGTCTTTATTAGAATTTTTCGACCATTAAAAtctcccgatgaaaaaagattttgtctaatcatatatgattatatatgttcatatatatgatcatatatgattatatataatcatatatgaagttatatataattatatataattatatatgactccatacataattagatctgatcatacctggctgttatgagcccatatataagtctatatatgatcagatctgattatatataagtctatatataattagatctgatcagatctgattatatatgaatctatgtataattagatctgatcataacTGGCTGTTATgaacccatatataatcatatacaagtctatatatgatcaggtctgatcatatatgagtctatatataattagatataatctaatataataaatacctggctgttataaccccatatatgatcatatataagtctatacatgattagatctgatcagacatgattgatacaaacccatatataattagatctgatcagacatgaccgatataaacctatatgtagttatatatgtctatgtatgtttaaatctgatcagacttcattgatatgaaacctataaatataaatatatatatatatatatatatatatatatatatatatatatatatatatatatatatattaaataatatgacaattttttaatatcaatgttattagatttttattaGGGCTCTACATCTAAACCGGCCTAACcggttaaaaaagttaaccaGGTTAATTAGCTGGTTAGCTGGTCAGCTCAGCTAATTTAACCGGTTAACTTCGTTAGCTTGGCTAAGCAGCCAAAGGCTTAACCGGTTAACTCAAATTAGCTAGGCTAATTAGCTGAGGGCTTAACCGGTTaaatggttaattttttttttcatctattcgctactttatcttaaaaaatgtttaggaaatatcatatttcttcaattttaGACCGAAAAAgctataacaaaaaatttatactattagttcaaaaaaaattcactccaatttttcgaattatttaattaaaaatatatcgcgttactaatgCCAAAAAGGTGTATCTCAaaatatacgcccttttggctctGGTGAACCAAAAAggcgtattaaaaaattttttttttcggataaacTTGGAAtgttacaacaaaatatatccagaaaaaaacgaaaataaaattttttttgacatacgtccttttggctttagtaacgcgatatatttttaattgaataattcgaaaaattggagtgatttttttttaactaatagtataaattttttgttatagcTTTTTCGgtctaaaattaaagaaatttgaTATTTCCTATACATTTTCTATGATAAAGTAGCgaatagatgaaaaaaaaaaattaaccatttAACCGGATAAGCCTTTGGCTGCTTAGCGAAGCTAATGAAGTTAACCGGTTAAATTAGCTAAGCTGACGAGCTAGCCAGCTAATTAACCtggttaacttttttaaccgGTTAAGCCGGTTTAGATGTACAGCcctaatttttattctgtcaactatcaatcaaacttaaatccccaatacttaaaaaatattcaaaggtttcggcagcaatttaaatgtataaatcgatatcgattaatatacgaatatttatatgtttataGATAAATCGATTTGATTATATGTATCTAATGAATTCTACTGTATTTTATGTACAAAACCAAATTCATCATTAAGTGCATTATTTACGTAGGATATATCAATTTGactatttgagttaagtaatgccataaacgtttcttaattgtaagtgtataacagactagaagatcagactacaaaccatcgataaccaaagttaaacAGCATCGACgtgggacattaattggacgggtgacctcgtagtaaaataatagtcaatggttaataatttttttttttttttatttaattttaaccgacatttatattgatgaagacaattaattctaattaaactacttaattaataatttacagatattctaaatgagattctaaaaatgactatattcgttcatgcatgattatatataatcatatatgatcatgtataaacagatcaagttatgtatgatcagacctggccaatttttggatctgatcatatatagacaattatgcatgatcatatatgattagacaaaatcttttttcatcgggctaGTATTCATAATCTGTCATTGCGTCCATTCTTCatatatattcacaaagtTCGCAGGAAAGTGGGCATAGGATGTTAATGAAACACTGCGTGTTGATGTAAATATGTTTTCTATGTAAACATCTTATTGGTTATGTATAacttattttaacatatatgtgttttgtaattaaattttagatgCCTGATGAAAGTCAAATATATGACCGAAACGTCGCAATGAATTGACAATTAGTGTTTTGATTAACATCCTATGTCAACTTTCCTGCGAACATtgtgaatattaaaatataatttttacttgagaAAACTgatactattaaaaataaaaaaaataaaaattagtacatAAAAAAGTGCACACCCCAAACACTCAagttataattcaaataatcagGTATTAATTTCGAGATGATCATGTGtgatatcatatatgatcatgtgtGAACCCATAGGGTATATTTAGACATTCTTAGAATTCATCATAAATGTTATCATTCATGATGGTTGATCATGTTTGAAGCTGCAGTAGCAAATAGAACATATATGATCGTTGATCATACATGATAACATGCGTGGTCATAattgatcatgcatgatcataattgatcaaaataaattagaaattatattatacatgATCGTTGATGATTTTTGCCCTagcagatccgaattacggtaatctaccgTAACTTACCGCAAATTTCCGTgacttaccgtaatttacggtaaatttacagTAAAGTTGCGGCAATTCACCGTAAAATTTACGGCAATGctgcggtattttaccgtaaatttgccGTAAAATTGTGGTATAAATTCCGTAATTTGCGGTATTCGGAAGAATTATCgaaatttgtcatttttaccgtaaattacggtaattttacagtaaattaccgcatttttacggtaatttaccgtaatttggatcCACTAGGGTGAAGCTGCAGTAGTAAATGGAGCTTCaaatatgatcatacatgataaCATGTGTCGTCATAATGCTCGACCATGTATGATGATACCATCGCGTTGGAGGAGTGCAaagataaaaagtaattaaatgaaatatatacatgttGACTTACCTGACGAGTATTTCAAATCAGCAATAGGTCTATAAATATCATTAAGGAGCTTACGAATAGATTTTTGGTGTTTGACAAGTGTGAAAGCCTTTATAAATGCCGTCACCATTGGAAATATGTAACCCAAATTATAGGATACTTCACCCAGGTCGTCAAAATTAACAATGAAATCAGCGGTATTTAGAATAATGAGAGTTGTCGTCATCACccaattgaaaatttggaaCACAACTATCGCAATATACCTACCTCGCGgttcattattaaattcaaataacccCCAAATtctgtaaattaaaaagtaaaaaacaattataattataaattatatgaacattgtttttttttttatattattattcactttgctaaaTGCAACCCAATGTCCAAAACTTTGCGGTGTGAATCTATTGGCCTTTTTTCCATattaatatgattttttttttttttttcaatttaccaACGTATTACTTTAAACAATAGTATTTTTACCTCTGACATCTGTTTATAAAGGCTAGGCTATAAAAAAACCGCCGCCACCTCAcagtaaatttatgaataataaataaatatttcacacCTTAGAGGGGCGTGTTATTATAATATGTACATATTTAATATCAGtgggaaataatttaaaaaaatttatagaggctgaattatttttaggtaaagaaagaaaataaaatagtattgccccgagtcgaaatattagacgtaaattgaacgttcttaacgttttgaacgtaaattgaacgtttcggacattaaaaactcaattttacagctttcaacttattcaaaacgtagattggagtatcataaatcgaaaaggtaactaaaacctatttagacttacaataagaaaacataagcataccgaaaaatttttttcatcgattttgtactcctggattataatcacgtcaattctctaaaattttgtcgtccgcttttctggctcttaaataaaaaaattcgtattttgaaaaaaaaatttttttagtttcataCTTTTATCTTTAACACTTATatcttttcatatattatgatatcaaggttattaaaattgtgattacaaatattaaataaattaattaatgttatcataactcatgaaattactaattttttacgaaccaaaatacaaaaaaaatcgttcaatttactttcaaaacgttgaaaacgtccaatttacgtttaaaacgttcaacttacgtttaatattttgactcgggtgataataataaaaaaattttttcagtggtagcataataaaatttttacttaagtgttaattaattttttttttaacttcccgctaaaataTTGGTTTCGgatcgattttcgaaaaccgagTTTTCAACAGATCTCGacattttg includes these proteins:
- the LOC130675141 gene encoding uncharacterized protein LOC130675141 isoform X1, with translation MEKRPIDSHRKVLDIGLHLAKIWGLFEFNNEPRGRYIAIVVFQIFNWVMTTTLIILNTADFIVNFDDLGEVSYNLGYIFPMVTAFIKAFTLVKHQKSIRKLLNDIYRPIADLKYSSDLGALTAVRIGVTYQNMDFIIFIIACSFVVLTLVLPLPIILKTRQLPIRVVVPFDKEPDPIFEFVFVFELYGLFTECMWTVIYDPIIMGFIRWIDVQVIILRANYSHCNDLDIPRATFSMEEEEYRTIKNYKYFSVTPEQRKIRAFVPFSSEEANVQNDSFVKRFRLCVKHHRRLINLLDRFNSTYSVVLFAQISSDCLLTCIGLFQMALALKRKRNIFRDVIMLGSGLIHLVYWCILGNQLIVQNDKLWKSMYACGWENNIGPKSKQLVLNGLIQGLTPLEMKAGYFFVFSMETYLSVIQKSYSYFALLNTVMDDEE
- the LOC130675141 gene encoding uncharacterized protein LOC130675141 isoform X2, producing MTTTLIILNTADFIVNFDDLGEVSYNLGYIFPMVTAFIKAFTLVKHQKSIRKLLNDIYRPIADLKYSSDLGALTAVRIGVTYQNMDFIIFIIACSFVVLTLVLPLPIILKTRQLPIRVVVPFDKEPDPIFEFVFVFELYGLFTECMWTVIYDPIIMGFIRWIDVQVIILRANYSHCNDLDIPRATFSMEEEEYRTIKNYKYFSVTPEQRKIRAFVPFSSEEANVQNDSFVKRFRLCVKHHRRLINLLDRFNSTYSVVLFAQISSDCLLTCIGLFQMALALKRKRNIFRDVIMLGSGLIHLVYWCILGNQLIVQNDKLWKSMYACGWENNIGPKSKQLVLNGLIQGLTPLEMKAGYFFVFSMETYLSVIQKSYSYFALLNTVMDDEE